One genomic segment of Spirochaeta cellobiosiphila DSM 17781 includes these proteins:
- a CDS encoding magnesium-dependent phosphatase-1, which translates to MLYVFDLDFTLWDCGGTWCDCTSPPYRKTRGGVYDSVGRHIRLYPDVLPILNRLREEGHLLAVASRTHEPMWAKALLKLLDVDTVFQFKEIYPGSKYPHFKSLKEKSHMNYDEMIFFDDEERNIKDIQGLGVKSILVSHGFNWRYLNQVRIHHNSH; encoded by the coding sequence ATGTTATATGTATTCGATTTAGACTTTACTTTGTGGGACTGTGGAGGTACCTGGTGTGATTGTACATCACCTCCTTATCGTAAAACCCGGGGGGGTGTTTATGATAGTGTTGGCAGACATATACGTCTTTATCCCGATGTTTTGCCTATATTGAATCGATTAAGAGAAGAAGGGCATCTTTTGGCCGTTGCTTCCAGGACGCACGAACCAATGTGGGCTAAGGCTTTACTCAAGTTATTGGATGTTGATACAGTTTTTCAGTTTAAAGAGATATATCCTGGTTCTAAATATCCTCATTTTAAATCTCTCAAGGAAAAAAGCCACATGAACTATGATGAAATGATATTTTTTGATGATGAGGAACGTAATATCAAAGATATCCAAGGTTTAGGAGTTAAATCCATATTAGTATCCCATGGTTTTAATTGGCGCTATTTAAACCAGGTAAGAATTCATCATAACAGTCATTAG